The Flavobacterium sp. CBA20B-1 genome includes the window TTAGATTTTGAAACCGCCAATCAGCACCGCAGCAGTGTGTGCAGCATTGGTTTGGTGTTTGTAGAAAACGGAATAATCGTAGATAAATATTACGAGCTCATAAAACCCGTGCCTAATTTTTACAGCTATTGGAACACACAAGTGCACGGATTGGTTTTTAGCGATACCGAACACGCCCAACAATTTTCTGATTTATGGATTGATATTTCCAAACGAATAAAAAACATGCCTTTGGTAGCACACAACAGTATGTTTGATGAAGGTTGTTTAAAAGAAGTTTTGCAGGCTTATCAGTTGCCCATACATCAGAATAAGTTTCTTTGTACTTACAGAGCGGCAAAAAAAATGTTTCCAAATTTACCCAACCATAAACTACCCACAGTTTCAAAATATTTAGGTTTTCATTTGGAAAGCCACCACAATGCATTAGCCGATGCTGAAGCTTGTGCGCATATTGCGATGCGGGTGTTTTGATAGTAATAAAAATTATAAAACATAAAAAAAATGGATATAAAACAAATAGAAAATCTATTAGAAAAAACACAAATTATAAAAAATAAGTATGATGATTTGGCTGAATACACAGGCGAAAACTTCAATGTGTTTAATATTTTAAGGTTAGATGAAAAAGAGTTGATGCATTCTGCTTTTATTGCTAATCTGTTAAACGCAAAAGGGAATCATGGACAGAAAGATGTTTTTTTAAAACTTTTTATTAATGAGATTAAGAGTTTGTTTTCAGAAAGTGTAAGTAAAGAAACCATTTTGGCAGAATTTAATACATCGCAAAGTTTTTCTATAGAAGAAGAACATATTGGAAGAGTTGATTATGAATTAGGTGTAGGCGGTAGGATTGATATTGTTGTAAAAAGTGGTCGGCATCAAATTTTAATAGAAAATAAAATTAGAGCAGGAGATCAAAGTGCTCAATTATTTAGGTACTATAACCATTATAAGGAAAATCCTATAATTTATTTAACGCCTTTTGGATATGAACCTTCAAAAGATTCAAAAGGAATTTTAGAAAATACTAAAGATTTTATTTGTATTTCTTATCAAAACCATATTATAAATTGGATAGAACAATGTATCAAAGAAATGGCAAATAAACCAATAATTAGAGAAACTTTAAATCAATACTTACATTTAGTTAAGCAAATTACAAACCAAACAACAAACGATAAAATGGAAAAGGAACTTACAGAATTAATACTAAGTAACGAAAGAAACTATAATGCTTATAATACGCTTTTGCAAAATCTAAATGATGTAATTAAGAGTTTGATTAATGATTCAGCAAATATCTTTATTGAAGAAGTAATAAAAGTCGTAGCTATTAATAATAAATTAAAGTTTGAAGTAACTTCAGATTTATATACAGGTAATCAGTATTCAGGTATTACTCTTAAAAGTGATGTACTTAAAGATTTGTACATTGATATTGAATTCCAAGATACGTATCTAAATTCAATGTTAGTAGCATGTGCTATTTTAGGAGATAAAAAAACTGAAATCCATAAAGATTTAGGTGAGAAATTTTCAGAAGAATTTCATAATTCAGTTCAAGACAAACATGAAAAATTTATTTCATATTTGTGGAAAAAATCTTCCGACATGAATCTATTGTCAAATGTAAATCTCAAGGAATTAAAATTTAACAAGGAAATCATCCCACAATTAATTGAAGCACTTGATAGTATTATCAAGAGAATGATGAAAGTTATAGAAGCAGAATATAAATAGATTAATATCTTTATCCCGAAACCAAAAATTTCGGGATTTTCTTTTCTAACCGTCACGTTTTGTCCGTCGCTGCCGTTACATTTGAAAAAAATGAAATACAATGGAAAATAATCAATGGTTTTACAGCAACATGCATAAACAGCTGTTGTACATGCAGTTTTGTGAACAACCTGAATTTTGTAAGGCTTTGGCGTATTTACTTACATTTAAAGAACATCAAAATTTAAACGTAAAACCGCATACATTCTCAATAGAACTATCAAATGCCGATATTCAAATTTTTATAATTCATACGGTGTTTTTTCAGCAAAAAGAATATTTAAAATTTAAGGAACTAAAGAATGTGCATTTTGTTTCGTTTGGTAAAGAACTTGCTGAAATGCATGAATTCAGCGAAATGAAAAACGAAATTAAATTTATCAGTAAAGATATGCTAATGTCAACAGTTGAAGCTTTAACAGAAAATAACTTGGTTCGTTCCATTCAAAATTTTAAAGAACTTGATGTTTAACCTGCAAGGTCTATTCGACCTTGTATGTTTGCAAAATAAATTAAAAGAGTAATGAAAAAACTCTACTTAGACGATTTGCGTCCTATTCCCGAAGGATTTATCGGTGTGCGTTCTTATACTGAATTTGTAGATTATATTACCCAAAACGGGTTACCTGATTTTATTTCGTTTGATCACGATTTGGGTTTAGAAGAAAGTGGTTTTGATTGTGCTAAATGGTTGGTGAATTATTGTTTAGACAACAGAAAAAAAATGCCTGATTTTATAGTTCATAGTCAAAATCCAGTTGGTAAACAAAATATTAAAAGTTTACTAAATAACTTCAGAAAAAAACACAATGATTATTGATTATAACCAAAAGCGGTTGGCTGTTTTTGCTGATACGCACGGTAAACATAGAAAACTACCGCTTATAAAAACCGATATTGCTATTCATTTAGGCGATGCTTGTACATTAGGAAACAATTCACAATTCTCTGATTTTTTAGATTGGTTCAGTCAATATCCTGCAAAGTATAAATTGTTTGTAGCAGGAAATCATGAGCTGCAATGGATGTATGAACCAGATGAGTTTTTAAAAATGTTTCCACCAAATATTATCTTTTTAGAAAATAGAAATATATTATTAGAAGGAATAAATTTTGCGTCTGTTGCAGCAAGAATGAATTTATCAAAGTATCCAAGAATAAAGCTTTCTAAAAAAGTAGATTTTTTGCTGACCCACGCGCCTCCAACTGGAATTTTAGATAATGGTTTTGGTTGTGCTGTTTTAAAAAAGTTTGTAACTAAAATAAAACCAGCCTATCATCTTTTTGGTCATGTTCACGAAACAGGTGGAACATATTTAAAAAGAGATGAAACAATATTCATGAATGTTTCTGTATTTAATCAATAAAAAAATCCGAGCAAACACTCGAATTTTTTGTTTTATTCAAATATGATTTTTACATCATTCCCGGCATGCCGCCGCCCATTGGCATTTGGCTTCCACCTTCTTCTTTAATATCTACTAAGGCGCATTCTGTAGTTAAAATCATACCCGCAACCGATGCAGCGTTTTCTAAAGCCACACGGGTTACTTTTTTAGGGTCGATAATTCCCGCCACCAACATATCTACATATTCATCGGTTTTGGCATTGTAACCAAAGTTTCCGGTGCCTTCACCCACTTTTGCTACAATTACAGATCCTTCTAAACCTGCATTTTCAACAATGGTTCTTAAAGGCGATTCAACTGCACGAGAAACAATCTGGATACCTGTTTTTTCATCCGCATTTAAAGCATCAACACTTGATAATGCCGATTTTGCTCTTAGCAATGCTACACCACCACCGGCAACAATTCCTTCTTCAACTGCTGCACGTGTTGCGTGTAAAGCATCGTCTACACGGTCTTTTTTCTCTTTCATTTCTACTTCAGATGCTGCACCAACGTATAGTACTGCAACACCACCCGCTAATTTCGCTAAACGTTCTTGTAACTTTTCACGATCGTAATCGGAAGTTGTCGTTTCCATTTGTGCTTTAATCTGGTTCACACGGTTTTTGATCATTTCAGAATCTCCTGCACCGTTTACAATGGTTGTGTTGTCTTTATCAATCGAAACGCGCTCTGCTGTTCCTAACATTTCCAACGTAGCGTTTTCTAAGGTGTAACCGCTTTCTTCTGCAATTACGGTTCCGCCTGTTAAAATCGCAATGTCTTCTAACATGGCTTTTCTGCGGTCACCAAAACCTGGCGCTTTTACAGCAGCAATTTTTAATGCACCGCGTAATTTGTTCACCACCAAAGTTGATAACGCTTCACCATCAACATCTTCTGCAATGATTAACAACGCTTTTCCTGATTGCGCAACTGGCTCTAAAACCGGTAATAATTCTTTTAAAGAAGATATTTTTTTATCGTACAATAAGATATATGGATTCTCGAATTCTGTTTCCATTTTTTCTGGATTGGTAACGAAATAAGGCGAAAGATATCCTCTGTCAAACTGCATTCCTTCCACAACATCAACATAAGTATCCGTTCCTTTCGCTTCTTCAACAGTAATAACTCCTTCTTTGCCCACTTTACCAAAAGCTTCAGCGATTAATTCACCAATCACTTCATCATTATTAGCAGAAATCGATGCTACTTGCTTGATTTTATCGGTAGTAGAACCCACTTCTTGCGTTTGTTTTGCTAAATCGGCAACAATCGCTTCAACAGCTTTGTCAATTCCGCGTTTTAAATCCATTGGGTTTGCACCGGCAGCAACGTTTTTCAATCCTTCTTTAACAATTGCTTGAGCCAAAACAGTCGCCGTTGTAGTTCCGTCACCAGCCAAATCGTTGGTTTTGCTTGCTACTTCTTTCACCATTTGTGCTCCCATATTTTCTAGGGTGTCTTCAAGCTCTACTTCTTTCGCTACAGAAACTCCGTCTTTTGTTACGTGAGGCGCTCCAAACGATTTAGAAATAATTACGTTACGTCCTTTTGGTCCTAAGGTTACTTTTACTGCATTTGCCAATGCGTCAACACCGCGTTTTAAACCATCGCGTGCTTCAATATCAAATTTTATATCTTTTGCCATTTTTTATCTTTTTTTGTTTAATTGTTTAATGTTTGGTTTTGTTTAAAGTTGTTTTACAAAAACGCGAAACTTTAAGCTTAAATAATCGCTAAAATATCATCTTCACGCATAATCAGATAATCCGTACCTTCAAATTTTAGTTCGGTGCCTGCATATTTTCCATATAAAACAGTATCACCAACTTGTACGGTTAATGGTTCATCTTTTTTGCCATTACCCACAGCAACAACAGTTCCTTTTTGTGGTTTCTCTTTTGCAGTGTCGGGAATAATGATTCCTGATGCAGTTTGAGTCTCAGCTGCAGCCGGTTCAATAATCACGCGGTCTGCTAACGGTTTCATGTTTAATGCCATACTATTTTATTTTTAAATTTTTATGAATGATAATTTTTTGCTTTTGTCTAGACCAAAAGTGTGCCAACTGTAAAAAGTGATATTTTGACAGAAAAAAAAATGCCAGCTTGTCATAAGCTGGCATTTTGTGTATATATTTTCACTTAGTTTGCAGGTTGTGATGGATTGTTTGCAGGCGCTTGATCGCTTGCTGTGTTGGGTGCAGGAGCTGCTTGGTTTTGAGCTGCTCCAGCATTTGGCAACGCTGCCGGTGGTGTTGCAACTGCATTTGGATCTAAAATTTGAGAATCGTTTGAATAACCAGAGTTAAAGCTTAAACTTGATACTAAAATTAAAACCACTAAAGCAACTGCCAATGTCCATGTACTTTTGTCTAAAAATTTGTTGGTGTTTTGAACGCCACCAACCGATGTGGAACCACCTAATGATGAATCTAAACCGCCTCCTTTAGGGTTTTGAATCATGATAACAATGATTAAAAGTAAGGCAACTATGGTGATTAACACTAAAAAAATCGTAAACATATTTATTTGTTTTATATATTATTAAACTCTTGTAATTTTTTTATATCGGAAATTCGATTTGCAAATAAACTACTTTTTTCTGGATATTTCAAAATTAAAATTTCATAAGCTTGTATTGCTTTTTGATATTTTTTTTGTTCCAAGTAAATTCGTGCTAACGTCTCGGTCATGTAATAGGGTTCTTCTTCTTCGTGCCGATCAAGGTTTATGGCTGGTGCAACTGCCGTTTTACTTGGTGTTATTTTTGGATTTGCTTCTATAAAACGATCAATTAAATCCATCTTTTTTTGTTTAATGGGAAGCGTTTCTTCCGTATTTTTTTCTTCTTTTGGTAGTTGTTTTTCACTGTTTTCCGTTTGATCTTTTTCAGAAACAACGTCATTTTCGCGTTCAATGGGTTGCGATGTTGTTAATTTCAGCCATTCAGTAAACGAAAATTTATCGTTTTCAGAGAAATCTAAAGGTGTGCCCACTTCCAAATTTTCTTCCAATTGATGCACCTCTTCGGTGATTGGGTCGGGTTGGGGCAGGGCTGGTTCCTTTTTATCAAGTTTGGCTTCGATTTTCGATTTTGAAATTTGATCGATTTTTTGAATCAATCCCGTTTCTTTGTCTTGATTTTCTATATAAACCAAGGTATTCAATACCCTTTTTTCAATATTTTCATCTAATGTGGGTTCGGGCTTTTTGAATTCGATATAATTTTCATCAACCACATTCAAATCTTCAATCTGTAAGGGTTTGTACGCAATAAATTCTTCCGAAATAATATAATCAAACAACACGTCGCGATCAGTGGTATAAGCAGCTGTTTTTTTTAATTCGCTGTTGTATAAAAAACTGCGTTGTTGGTGCAAGGTTTTTAAATACAAAGCCCTTGCCGATTGCAAATACGGGTATTCACTAACGATTTGTTGCAACGAAGCAGTTTGCTGTTCTGTTAATTCGTACGGATTGTTTAACCATTGTGCGTATTGTTGTGCATTCATAAGCTTACCATTTTGCCAGCGAGGCGTTAAAAACATCTTGCGTAATGCGTTCGTATATTTCTTCTAAAGCAGTGGTTAACTGAGGGCCAATTAATTGATTGTTAGCCGGATAATCATAAAAGTGCGAGAAGGTTTTTTCAAAATCATCTTCCGGATTTTTTCTGTTCGTAAAACGCACATTTATAGCAATGTACAAACGGTTTTGCGCAGCTGTTTGGTCGGCAGTAGCCGTCATTGGCGACACACGGAATTGGGTTATTTCGCCTTCATAAACCAAATCGGCATTGGTGTTGGTCATGTTTAAACTGGTTTGGTTTACCAACAAATCTTGCAATCTAATGGTAAATGTGCGCTCAATTCCTGGTTCAATCAGTTCGGCATTGTTCAAAAAATAATTCACTTGAAACGTTTCTGCATCGATTTTTCCGGTACCTGTAAAATTATACGCACCGCAGCTCGATAAAATCAAACAGAAAAGAAAGGCTGTAAATTTATATAATGTATGTGGTGTTTTCATTCGTTGAATTATTGAATCGTTTGCAATGTTTTTACGACTAAAAATCTACAAGTCATATTGTTTGATTTTTCGGTACAATGTTCTTTCCGAAATTCCCAATTCATCGGCTGCGGCTTTGCGTTTTCCACTGTTGCGTTCCAAAGCTTTTTTTATGAGTTGAATTTCTTTTTCTTCTAATTTCAATGTTTCTTCATCATCAACCGTTTCAGCAATTAAATAATCATGGTCATCTTCTTCATCCATTATTTCAGATGGATTATTGTTTTTGGTCGATGATGCGTGTTCGGCTAACGGAATAGAACGATTGTTTGGTTTTGATAGCCCTTCATCGGCCTGACCATAAATGCGTTGTATTAAAGATTTGTTCGATTCTTGAACTTGTGCCGAATTGGAATTGTTCATTAATTCCAACGTTAGTTTTTTTAAATCGGTTAAATCAGCTTTCATATCAAACAACACTTTATACAAAATCTCGCGTTCGTTGCTAAAATCTCCTTCTGCTTTTTTGGTTTCGATAAGCGATGGTAATTGTGCATTTCGCTGAGGCAGATAAGATTGAATGGTTTTTAAATCGATTTCGCGGTTGGTTTCAATCACCGAAATTTGTTCGGCAATATTGCGCAATTGGCGAATATTACCACTCCAACGGTAATGAATAAGGTATTCGGCGGCATCGGGTGTAAGTTTAATCGGCGGCATTTTGTATTTATGCGCAAAATCCGATGAAAACTTTCTGAACAACAAATGAATGTCGTCGCCCCGTTCACGCAAAGGCGGTAAATTGATTTCTACGGTGCTTAAACGGTAATACAAATCTTCGCGAAATTTGCCTTTATCAATCGCTTCAAACATTTTAACGTTGGTGGCTGCCACAATACGCACATCGGTTTTTTGAACTTTTGAAGAACCCACTTTGATAAATTCGCCGTTTTCTAACACACGAAGCAAGCGAACTTGTGTGGTTAAAGGCAATTCGCCCACTTCATCTAAAAAAATAGTACCGCCATTTGCCACTTCAAAATAACCTTCACGACTGCCCACAGCACCTGTGAACGCACCTTTTTCGTGCCCAAAAAGCTCTGAATCGATTGTGCCTTCAGGTATAGCACCGCAGTTCACAGCAATATATTTTCCGTGTTTGCGATGCGATAGTGCGTGTATAATTTTTGGAATACTTTCTTTACCCACACCGCTTTCACCAGTAACCAAAACAGAAATATCAGTCGGAGCCACTTGAATGGCTTTTTCTAGTGCTCTGTTCAGTTTTATATCGTTACCAATAATTTCGAAACGCTGTTTAATGCTTTGAACGTTTTCCATAGTTTTTTTGTTTTGTTTCAGGTTTCAAGTTTTTTTTGTTTTTATGTTAAGTTCTATTGTATAGTTCTTTACTTAAACTTGTTACCTCTAAAATCTTGATTGTTTAGGTAAGTAATGAAATTTTTAATTTTTCCACTTAACCTCTCATAGTCGTTCCTTAATTGTTCAAAATCTTTCTCATTAATATATTCACAGTCAAAAACTCTATACAGTTGAGATCTTGTTTCTCCTGCTGAACCTTTTGCAATAGAAAGAAATTGTCTGAATTCTAGATTGCCATCTCGTTCAAATCCTTCTGCAATATTATCCATGACGGATCCAGATGAAGATTTAATTTGTTCTTTAAATTTAAAGTCTGTTTTTAGATTTGTTTCGATAGATAATTTATGAATAATTTTGGCTAATCTTCTGGCTTCTTGCCATATTTCTAAATCCTCAAATCTATTTATTGTCGCCATAACCTGAAACTAAAAAAACTTGAAACAAATTAAACTAAACAATTACTGCATTTCCGAATAACCTACTGCTTCGCCAATTAAAGTTGCCGATGTACAGTCTGATACTTTTACCAATACAAAATCGCCTACTTTATAATTCCCTTTTGGGAAAACAACTGTTGTGTTTTGTGAATTTCTTCCAGACCAATGTGCATCGGAACGTTTGGATGTTTTTTCAATTAAAACTTCCACCGTTTCGCCTACAAAACGCTTGGTACGTTCCATTGCAATGCGCTGTTGTAAATCTACAATTTCTTGTAATCGGCGTTTTTTAACCGCTTCTGGCACATCGTCTTCCATTTTTCTGGCAGCCATTGTTCCCGGGCGTTCAGAATATGCAAACATGTATCCAAAATCGTATTTTACATATTCCATTAATGATAAAGTATCCTGATGATCCTCTTCGGTTTCGGTTGGAAAACCTGTAATCATATCTTGCGATAACGAAATTTCCGGAATAATTTTATAGATTCTGTCAATCAAATCCATGTATTCTTCACGCGTATGTTGGCGGTTCATTTCACGCAAAATGCGGGTAGATCCCGATTGTACTGGCAAATGAATGTATTTACAAATATTGTGATGCTTTGCCATTACGTGAATCACATCTTCGTGCATGTCTTGCGGATTCGACGTGGAAAAACGGAAACGCATTTTAGGATAAGCCGTTGCACACATGTCTAGCAATTGTGCGAAATCTACCGCCGTTGCTTTTTGCATCTCGGTTGCTTTGTCGTAATCCTTTTTTAAACCACCACCATACCATAAGTAGGAATCCACGTTTTGCCCCAACAAGGTGATTTCTTTAAAACCACGTTCGTATAGGTCTTTAATTTCTTCCATGATACTTTGCGGTTCGCGACTGCGTTCACGTCCACGGGTAAAAGGAACCACGCAAAACGTACACATATTGTCGCAACCACGCGTAATAGAAACAAAAGCAGTAACTCCATTGCTGTTTAAACGCACAGGTGCAATATCGCCATAGGTTTCGTCTTTAGAAAGAATCACGTTAATAGCGTCGCGTCCTTCTTCAACTTCCTTCAAAAGATTAGGAATGTCTTTGTAAGCATCAGGACCAACCACCATATCCACAATTTTTTCTTCCTCTAAAAACTTGCTTTTTAAACGTTCTGCCATACAGCCCAAAACGCCTACTTTCATAGACGGATTGATCGATTTTACGGCATTGTATTTCTCTAAACGCTTGCGCACTGTTTGCTCTGCCTTGTCGCGGATTGAGCAGGTATTTACCAAAACCAAATCGGCTTCTTCTAAATTTTGTGTGGTGTTATATCCTTCGTTGGCTAAAATCGATGCTACAATTTCGCTGTCAGAAAAATTCATCTGGCAACCATAACTTTCTATAAATAACTTTTTGGTATTATTTTTTTGCGGATCTAAAACCAAGCTTGTTCCTTGTTTTTGTTCTTCAATAACCTTTTCCATATATTCCCAATCGTATTCAAATCAATTTGCAAAGATACAATTAAAATTAAAAGTATGACAAGATGGCAGATGAAATTTAGATATTTTTAATACGTCATTGTGTGTCGTTTTTTAATTGTATATTTACGCTTATGAAAGCCGTTTATCATTACACATGCCATTCGGGCGGGGCAGAGGGTGCCGATTCGTATTTTGAATTTTTTTCAAAGAAATTTCACGTGCGGGTTGTGGCTTATTCCTATCGAACAAAGTTTCACAACTCAGAGAATAAATACGAATTAACTACAGACGAATTCAATGAAGGTGTTGAAAACGTACTGAAAGCAAACGAAGTTTTAAAGCGTTCTAAAATAAATCAATATTTAAAATTTTTGGCTAGAAACTGGTTTCAAGTGAAAAATGCCGATGAGGTTTATGCAGTTACCAATCTAAAATTAATAAACAATCGTTTGCAAGTAAAAGGCGGCACCGCTTGGGCAGTGCAAATGGCTATAAACAGCGGCAAAAAAGTGTTTGTGTATGACCAGCAAGCGGCACAATGGTTGTATTGGGATACCTATTATTTGAATTTTAAACCGCTTAGAGAACTACCAAAAATAAACGCAAGCAATTTTGCAGGAATAGGCACGCGAAACATCAATCTGTTTGGCATAGAGGCTATTGAAGCTCTTTTTAAAAATACTTTTGATACGAATTATGGCAAGTAAACACAATTTAATTAGCAGATTAACCCGCATTGTAGAACTTTTTCAGCTACATGGCAGCAGTGGTTTGTCTTTTGATGAGTTAAACAATAAACTAAAAAATGCGTTTGTAGATGAAGACCACAGTGTGTCATTGCGAACCTTTCAGCGCGATTTAAAAGACATTGAATCGTCTTTAAAAATTAAAATTATTTTTGATAAAGTAAAAAAGAAGTATCTTTTGGTGCAAGATGAGTTGCAAAACACTTCAAAAAACACACAATTGTTCACTCTGGAAAGTTTAAAAATGTTGCACATTGCCCAAGATGTTTCTGTCAATAATTTTATTTTGATCGATGAACGCAAGGCAACCGGATTAGAAAATTATAATTGCATTAAAGATGCGATTTGCTCAAAAAAACATTTAGAGTTCAATTACCAAAAATTTGATCAATACAAAAGCGACCGTCGAAAATTGATGCCTTTGGCTTTGAAAGAAAGCAAAAAGCGTTGGTATGTGGTGGGATTTGAAATAAAAAACGGTTCCAAAATACCGGCGCTAAAAACGTTTGCACTAGACCGAATGTATGATTGCGAAGCCACCACCGAATTTATTTTAAAAGATACAATAGACGTGCATAAACACTTTGCTCGTTTTATGGGCGTAACCACCAAACCGCTGGAAGGTTTCAGTGAAAAAGTAACGGTGATCCTAGAAACATCCATTGAATATGGAAAATATTTCAGCACGTTGCCCATTCATCCTTCCCAAAAAACCGAAATCGAAAACGGTAAAACCATTATTACCTTGCAGTTAATTCCTACCATGGAGTTGGTGTCTGAAATCCTCTCGCACAATCACCAAATAAAAGTGGTTCAACCCAAAGAATTAATTCATATTATTAAAAAAACACTTTCACAAAATTTGAAACAATACAATTAAAATGGCATCAAAAAAGGCTATTTTAAAAAAATCACATACTTTTGCTTTTCAAATAAAAAAAGAATGGCAAAGAACTTAGTGATTGTAGAGTCGCCTGCAAAGGCAAAAACAATAGAAAAATTTTTAGGGAAAGATTATCAGGTAGAATCAAGCTTTGGGCACATTGCCGATCTGCCTTCTAAAGAGATTGGTGTAGATATTGAGAATAATTTTAAACCAAAATACGAAGTTTCTGCCGATAAAAAAGCTGTAGTAAAAAAATTAAAAGATTTATCAAAAAAAGCCGAAACGGTTTGGTTGGCATCCGATGAAGACCGCGAAGGAGAGGCAATTGCATGGCATTTGGCAGAAGAATTAAAGTTGAAAGAACAAAACACAAAACGTATTGTTTTTCATGAAATTACCAAAACAGCCATTCAAAAAGCCATCGAAAATCCGCGTACCATTGATTACAATTTGGTAAATGCACAACAAGCACGCCGCGTTTTAGACCGTTTGGTGGGTTATGAATTGTCGCCGGTTCTATGGAAAAAAGTGCGCGCAGGTTTATCTGCCGGTCGTGTGCAATCGGTTTCGGTTCGGTTAATTGTAGAGCGCGAACGCGAAATAGAAAGCTTTCAGACCGAGTCATCATTTCATATTGCTGCAGAATTTGTAGCGGCAAATGGGAAATCGTTCAAAGCAAAATTGCCAAAGAACTTTAAAACGCAAAACGAAGCGCAGGCTTTTCTTGAAAAAAATATAAATGCCACATTTAAGGTTTCCGATTTAGAAACCAAACCGGCAAAAAAATCTCCGGCAGCACCGTTCACCACTTCTACATTGCAACAAGAAGCATCGCGCAAGCTGTATTATTCGGTTTCGCAAACCATGATGTTGGCACAGCGCTTGTACGAAAGCGGGTTGATTACTTATATGAGAACCGATAGCGTAAACTTATCACAAGATGCTATAAAAGCTGCCGAAACAGAGATTGTAAACGTGTATGGAAAAGAATTTAGCAAACCTCGAAATTTTTCCACCAAGGCAAAAGGCGCACAAGAAGCCCACGAAGCTATTCGTCCAACAGATATGTCGCGTCATTCGGTAAATATCGACCGCGACCAAGCCCGTTTGTATGAACTCATCTGGAAGCGTACACTTGCTTCGCAAATGAGCGATGCACAGCTAGAACGAACCAATGTAACTATTGTGGCAGATAAGCACAACCAGCATTTTGTTGCCACAGGTGAAGTGTTGCTTTTTGAAGGGTTTTTAAAGGTTTATTTGGAAGGAAACGACGACGAAGACGAAGAGCAAGAAGGGTTGTTGCCTGCCATGAAAGTAAACGAGCCTTTGCAGAATAATTACATCACTGCAACAGAACGTTTCTCAAGACCGCCCGCACGCTATACCGAAGCTGCTTTGGTAAAAAAGTTAGAGGAATTAGGAATTGGTCGCCCGTCAACTTATGCGCCAACGATTTCAACCATTATTGCGAGAAATTATGTGGAAAAAGGAACAGCCGAAGGCACCGAGCGCAACTATCAATTGTTGCGTTTAGAAAGCGGAAATATAAAAACAAGCACACAA containing:
- the topA gene encoding type I DNA topoisomerase → MAKNLVIVESPAKAKTIEKFLGKDYQVESSFGHIADLPSKEIGVDIENNFKPKYEVSADKKAVVKKLKDLSKKAETVWLASDEDREGEAIAWHLAEELKLKEQNTKRIVFHEITKTAIQKAIENPRTIDYNLVNAQQARRVLDRLVGYELSPVLWKKVRAGLSAGRVQSVSVRLIVEREREIESFQTESSFHIAAEFVAANGKSFKAKLPKNFKTQNEAQAFLEKNINATFKVSDLETKPAKKSPAAPFTTSTLQQEASRKLYYSVSQTMMLAQRLYESGLITYMRTDSVNLSQDAIKAAETEIVNVYGKEFSKPRNFSTKAKGAQEAHEAIRPTDMSRHSVNIDRDQARLYELIWKRTLASQMSDAQLERTNVTIVADKHNQHFVATGEVLLFEGFLKVYLEGNDDEDEEQEGLLPAMKVNEPLQNNYITATERFSRPPARYTEAALVKKLEELGIGRPSTYAPTISTIIARNYVEKGTAEGTERNYQLLRLESGNIKTSTQIEKVGADKGKLIPTDIGNIVTDFLVKNFATILDYNFTARVEGSFDEIAEGNLDWTKMMNEFYNHFHPNVIDVEKNAERESGERILGKDPKTGKPVLVRLGKFGPMAQIGDAEDEEKQFASLSPTQNIGTITLEEALTLFLLPKNLGTYQGETVEVNNGRFGPYVRYADMFVSLAKGEEPLDVSLERAIELIKEKQKADAPIAIYQGLPVQKGVGRFGPFIKWNNMFINVNKKYNFDALSQADIEELIADKLQKEKDKVIHDFKEEGIRVEKARWGRSVILQGKVKIELSKDVDAAALTLEEIQKLIEQKAPAKKTAAKKATAKKASTKKTTTKSTKRTTKK